Part of the Gammaproteobacteria bacterium genome is shown below.
CGAGCTGGCGCATATTGATACCTACGGCTGGAGCTTCGACCAGACCGCCATTGTTTTTACCGTCAAAACCGAAAAGCCGCATGACCATGTTGCCCGGCAAACGTTCCTGTCCACCGGGCCGCTGGCGTTCCTGCCGCTGGATGATGCACACACCTGCTCCAACGTCTGGTCGGCCGACACCGACGAGGCCAGGCGCTTGCTGTCATTGAGTGATGATGAATTCAGAACCGAATTGCAACACGCTTTTGGCGATGTGCTCGGTAACATCGAATGGGTCAGCGAACGCGCCGGTTTTCCACTGACACTGGCGCATGCAAAAGAATACATTGGCCATCGTGTAGCCCTGATCGGTGACGCGCTGCATCGCATTCATCCCCTGGCCGGGCAGGGTGTCAACCTCGGTTTTGGCGATGCCGCGGTATTGGCCGAAGTCATTCTCAACGCCCATGAAAAGCGTCGTGATATTGGTGAGCGCCACAGCCTGCGTCCGTTTGAACGTTGGCGCAAGGAAACCAATCACAAGATGATTGGCCTCATGGACCTGTTCAAACGCAGTTATGGCAGTCGCCAACCTGCCATCATTAGCCTGCGCCGACTCGGCCTTGATCTCACCAACCGCATCGCCCCGATCAAGCACTGGTTCATGCGCCAGGCATCGGGCCTGGAAAACGAACTGCCGAAGCGGTTTTACTAAATAGACATCCTGTCCAAGGGGCTGCGGGCACCAGCCGCCCCGCGCCGGGTAACGTGGGTGTAAATTTGAGTGGTTTTCAGATCTTTGTGACCAAGAAGCTCCTGCAAGGTGCGGATATCCACCCCCTCCTCCAGCATATGCGTCGCAAAAGAGTGCCTTAGCGTATGAGTGCTGACATTGATTGGTAATCCAAGATCATTTGCCGCCTGCTTTATCCTGCGTTGTATAGTTTGAGAATACAGATGATGACGCCGAACAATTCCAGTTACACGGTCTGTGGACCTGTGAGCCGCAGGAAAAACCCATTGCCACGGCCACGATTTGCCGGCATTAGGGTATTTCCGTTCGAGTGCGTGAGGCAGATAAATTCCGGGTGCGCCGTCGGCACGGTCAAGCTCAAACAGTGTTCTTCCATATTTCAATTGTTGTTTCAGTGGGTCAATAAGCGAACCGGGTAATATAGTGGCGCGATCCTTGTTGCCCTTTCCCGAGCGAACAATGATATGTTCGTAAGAAAAATCGATATCCTTTACACGGAGTCG
Proteins encoded:
- a CDS encoding UbiH/UbiF/VisC/COQ6 family ubiquinone biosynthesis hydroxylase, with the translated sequence MAGISPDYDVIIAGGGMVGAALACCLGGSDLKVAVLDAAGPPRWEGNDYALRVSAITPASIRLLKKLKAWDVIAAERYAPIDAMHIWEGEDSERYLDFDSAEIGAENMGVIIENRVVQSALLRQAQTHSNVRYLSPASVAACNDHDDWLDVQLENGDHLTTRLLVGADGARSKVRELAHIDTYGWSFDQTAIVFTVKTEKPHDHVARQTFLSTGPLAFLPLDDAHTCSNVWSADTDEARRLLSLSDDEFRTELQHAFGDVLGNIEWVSERAGFPLTLAHAKEYIGHRVALIGDALHRIHPLAGQGVNLGFGDAAVLAEVILNAHEKRRDIGERHSLRPFERWRKETNHKMIGLMDLFKRSYGSRQPAIISLRRLGLDLTNRIAPIKHWFMRQASGLENELPKRFY
- a CDS encoding integron integrase encodes the protein MNSPRLMDQVRDCLRIHHYSLRTEQSYTQWIRRYIFFHNKRHPKEMGEQEITAFLTHLAVNKNVSASTQNQALSALLFLYKKVLNIDLEWLDDVVRAKRPQRLPAVLSPEDTSRLLGHLSGVYKLVALTLYGTGMRLMEGLRLRVKDIDFSYEHIIVRSGKGNKDRATILPGSLIDPLKQQLKYGRTLFELDRADGAPGIYLPHALERKYPNAGKSWPWQWVFPAAHRSTDRVTGIVRRHHLYSQTIQRRIKQAANDLGLPINVSTHTLRHSFATHMLEEGVDIRTLQELLGHKDLKTTQIYTHVTRRGAAGARSPLDRMSI